The following DNA comes from Streptomyces sp. NBC_00273.
CCGTCGGCCGCTTCGCAGGCGCAGGCGCAGGCGCAGGCGCAGGGGCAGAGGCCGGAGGCTCGGCCCCCGAGTCGATGACGGCCATCCGTGTGCCGACCGGCACGGTGGTCCCCGGTTCGACGAAGAGTGCACCGACCGTTCCCGAGTCGAAGCACTCGACCTCGATCGTCGACTTCGCCGTCTCCACGACGGCGACGACATCGCCCTTTGCGACGGTGTCACCGGGCCCTATCAGCCATTCCACGAGGGTGCCCTCGTCCATGTCCGCGCCGAGGGAGGGCATGGTGAAGTCGGCCATGTCAGCTCACCGTCCGGCGGACGGCGTCCACGATGGTCGCGGGCTGGGGCAGTGCCGCTTCTTCGAGCTGCCGGGCGTAGGGAATGGGGACCTCCGCGCTGCATACGCGCTGAACGGGGGCGTCGAGGTCATAGAACGCCTGCTCGGTGATGCGGGACGAGATCTCCGCGGCCAGGCTGCCGCTGCGCCATGCCTCGTCGACGATCACGGCCCGGTTGGTTCGGCCGATGGATGCCATGACGGTGGTGTCGTCGAGGGGGCGCAGGGAACGTAGGTCCACGACCTCCGCGCTGATGCCCTCCCCGGCAAGGGTTTCCGCGGCTGCCAGGGCCTTCGGCAGGGAGCCGCCGTACGTGATCACAGAGACGTCCGTGCCTGACCTGCGTACGGCCGCCGTGTCGAGTTCGACGGCTTCGACGGTCTCGTCCAGGGTGCCCTCCGCGTTGTACAGGCTGCCGTGTTCGAAGATCAGCACCGGATCGGGGTCGGCGAGGGCTGCTGCGAGCATGTGGCGCGCGTCATCGACCGTCGCGGGGGCCAGCACCCGGATGCCGGGGATGTGGGCGTACCAGCCTTCGAGGCTGTGAGAGTGCTGGGCGCCGAGCTGCCGGCCTGCTCCGGTCGTCATGCGGATCACGACGGGGACGCTCAGCTGCCCGCCCGACATATGGAGCAGTGTGGCCGCGTTGTTGAGGATCTGGTCCAGTGCCAGGAGACTGAAATTGACGGTCATGATCTCGACCACGGGCCGCATCCCGCCGAGCGCGGCGCCGATGCCCGCGCC
Coding sequences within:
- a CDS encoding alpha-ketoacid dehydrogenase subunit beta — protein: MSTREAPTGTSRPTTYREALREGLREALLQDERVFLMGEDVGRYGGCFGVSLGLLEEFGPDRIRDTPLSESAFVGAGIGAALGGMRPVVEIMTVNFSLLALDQILNNAATLLHMSGGQLSVPVVIRMTTGAGRQLGAQHSHSLEGWYAHIPGIRVLAPATVDDARHMLAAALADPDPVLIFEHGSLYNAEGTLDETVEAVELDTAAVRRSGTDVSVITYGGSLPKALAAAETLAGEGISAEVVDLRSLRPLDDTTVMASIGRTNRAVIVDEAWRSGSLAAEISSRITEQAFYDLDAPVQRVCSAEVPIPYARQLEEAALPQPATIVDAVRRTVS